In Streptomyces sp. NBC_01717, one DNA window encodes the following:
- a CDS encoding phytoene desaturase family protein encodes MPAPDTYDAVIVGGGHNGLVAAAYLARAGQSVLVLERLGTTGGAAVSTRPFDGIDARLSRYSYLVSLLPQKIVRDLGLDFAVRKRTVSSYTPTVRGGRSTGLLVGGDTTRESFAALTGGEREYAAWQRFYGMTQQVAERVFPTLTEPLPSRDALRDRIGDPDAWRMLFEEPIGVAVEENFADDLVRGVVLTDALIGTFADAHDPSLLQNRCFLYHVIGGGTGDWDVPVGGMGALTDALAQAARTAGAEIRVRHEATRVETDGTRAEVTVRSPDGEHRVAARRVLVNASPQALAALLGDEPPAPAEGAQLKVNMLLRRLPRLRDRSVDPRQAFAGTFHIAEGYGQLADAYRDAASGRLPTAPPSEIYCHSLTDPSILGPDLAARGYQTLTLFGLHTPARLFAADNEATRAALLKATLAELDTHLDEPIADCLAVDGNGEPCIEAKTPLDLERDLRLPGGHIFHRDLAFPYATESTGRWGVETAHANVLLCGAGAVRGGGVSGVPGHNAAMAALGR; translated from the coding sequence ATGCCCGCACCTGACACGTATGACGCAGTGATCGTGGGCGGCGGCCACAACGGTCTGGTCGCCGCCGCCTATCTCGCCCGCGCCGGACAGTCCGTCCTCGTCCTCGAACGCCTCGGCACGACCGGGGGAGCGGCCGTCTCGACCCGTCCCTTCGACGGAATCGACGCCCGGCTGTCGCGCTACTCGTATCTGGTGTCCCTGCTGCCGCAGAAGATCGTCCGCGATCTCGGGCTGGACTTCGCCGTACGCAAGCGGACCGTCTCCTCGTACACACCGACCGTGCGGGGCGGCCGCTCCACCGGACTGCTCGTCGGCGGGGACACCACCCGGGAGTCGTTCGCCGCGCTCACCGGGGGCGAGCGCGAGTACGCGGCCTGGCAGCGCTTCTACGGCATGACGCAGCAGGTCGCCGAGCGGGTCTTCCCGACCCTCACCGAGCCGCTGCCCAGCCGGGACGCGCTCCGCGACCGGATCGGTGACCCGGACGCCTGGCGGATGCTCTTCGAAGAACCGATCGGTGTGGCCGTCGAGGAGAACTTCGCCGACGATCTCGTACGCGGTGTCGTGCTGACCGACGCCCTGATCGGCACCTTCGCGGACGCGCACGACCCGTCCCTGCTCCAGAACCGCTGCTTCCTCTACCACGTGATCGGCGGCGGCACCGGCGACTGGGACGTCCCCGTCGGCGGCATGGGCGCGCTCACCGACGCCCTCGCGCAGGCCGCCCGGACGGCGGGCGCCGAGATCCGGGTCCGGCACGAGGCGACCCGGGTCGAGACCGACGGCACCCGGGCCGAGGTCACCGTCCGCTCACCCGACGGTGAACACCGGGTCGCCGCCCGCCGGGTCCTCGTCAACGCATCGCCGCAGGCCCTCGCCGCACTCCTCGGCGACGAGCCGCCGGCCCCAGCCGAAGGCGCCCAGCTGAAGGTCAACATGTTGCTGCGCCGACTGCCCCGGTTGCGCGACCGCTCCGTCGATCCACGCCAGGCGTTCGCCGGAACCTTCCATATCGCGGAGGGGTACGGGCAGCTGGCCGACGCCTACCGGGACGCCGCATCGGGCCGGCTGCCGACGGCGCCCCCGTCCGAGATCTACTGCCATTCACTGACCGACCCGTCGATCCTCGGTCCCGACCTCGCCGCCCGCGGCTACCAGACCCTCACTCTCTTCGGCCTGCACACGCCCGCCCGGCTCTTCGCAGCGGACAACGAGGCGACACGCGCCGCCCTCCTCAAGGCCACGCTCGCCGAACTCGACACGCATCTCGACGAGCCGATCGCCGACTGTCTGGCCGTCGACGGGAACGGCGAGCCGTGCATCGAGGCGAAGACCCCGCTGGACCTCGAACGGGATCTGCGGCTGCCCGGCGGCCATATCTTCCACCGGGATCTCGCCTTCCCGTACGCCACGGAGTCCACCGGTCGGTGGGGCGTCGAGACGGCGCACGCCAATGTGCTGCTGTGCGGGGCGGGCGCCGTGCGCGGTGGCGGGGTCAGCGGGGTTCCCGGCCACAACGCCGCGATGGCGGCACTGGGCCGGTGA
- a CDS encoding acetylxylan esterase, translating to MLFDMDLERLRAYRPEPEEPADFDAFWAKTLTETARHELDAEFVPYDAGFATVDAFDVTFRGWGGQPVKAWLMLPRARSAPLPAVVQYIGYNGGRGIPYSWLTWSALGYAHLIMDNRGQGGGGKNTADTPDIGPDGHGSSSPGFLTRGIEDPYRHYYRRLITDAVRAVDAAKAHEAVDASRIAVLGGSQGGGLALAAAGLRDDVVAAVADVPFLCHYRRASQITDAGPYAEIARWLSGHRFRIDEAMETLSYFDGVNFAARATAPAWFSVGLMDKICPSSTVFAAYHRYAGPAAIEVFTYNGHEGGAEYDLPRKLGALRGVFGQ from the coding sequence GTGCTGTTCGACATGGACCTGGAGCGGCTGCGGGCGTACCGGCCGGAGCCGGAGGAGCCCGCGGACTTCGACGCCTTCTGGGCGAAGACGCTCACCGAGACGGCCCGTCACGAGCTGGACGCCGAGTTCGTCCCCTACGACGCCGGGTTCGCGACAGTCGACGCCTTCGATGTGACGTTCCGCGGCTGGGGCGGGCAACCGGTGAAGGCATGGCTCATGCTGCCGCGAGCACGCTCGGCGCCGCTGCCCGCCGTGGTGCAGTACATCGGCTACAACGGCGGCCGGGGCATTCCGTACTCCTGGCTGACCTGGAGCGCCCTCGGCTACGCGCATCTGATCATGGACAACCGGGGGCAGGGCGGTGGGGGCAAGAACACCGCGGACACCCCGGACATCGGCCCTGACGGCCACGGCTCCTCGTCCCCCGGCTTCCTCACGCGCGGCATCGAGGATCCGTACCGGCACTACTACCGGCGGCTCATCACGGACGCGGTGCGGGCCGTCGATGCGGCGAAGGCGCACGAGGCCGTGGACGCATCGCGGATCGCGGTCCTCGGGGGCAGCCAGGGCGGCGGGCTCGCCCTCGCCGCTGCGGGGCTGCGCGACGATGTGGTGGCGGCGGTCGCCGATGTGCCGTTCCTCTGCCACTACCGGCGCGCCTCGCAGATCACGGACGCGGGCCCGTACGCGGAGATCGCCCGCTGGCTGTCCGGGCACCGCTTCCGGATCGACGAGGCGATGGAGACGCTGTCCTACTTCGACGGGGTCAACTTCGCGGCGCGCGCGACCGCTCCGGCGTGGTTCTCGGTGGGCCTGATGGACAAGATCTGCCCGTCGTCGACGGTGTTCGCCGCCTACCACCGCTACGCCGGACCGGCCGCGATCGAGGTGTTCACGTACAACGGACACGAGGGCGGAGCGGAGTACGACCTGCCGCGCAAACTGGGCGCGCTGCGCGGCGTGTTCGGTCAATAG
- a CDS encoding polysaccharide lyase 8 family protein gives MNRGTTRGATRRTVLAGAAALGAAAALPVTSAGGTASAAAGDAAALRTRWHTLLTGGPGLDLTDPQIAATVARIGKAATTSVKGLDPTRTDGLFPDLTSTTLSNHVTTSFKRLATVATAWAVPGTPQHGDTALRDLLLAGIDWMLTNRYGPEHTRFDNDWDWEIGSALALNDASVLLYDALGTGRLDRISTAVRHYTPDPNLWRADRQIATGANRVWISTVVAVNAVLRDNVDDLVRVRDALSDVEGSGANSVLAFNDTSAAAEGTGEGFYSDGSFLQHYKHPYNGGYGKELLGNLSRLLNLLAGTPWTVTDPDLDNVRHWVDDGFDPLIARGDVMASVCGREIARPSKQGHVSAQTVIEAVVRLIPSFPGDTADRFTALVKQWIAEDTYRDFLAVTDLATLVAARRIIASPVPARGSLVAHKQHPRMDKAAHHRPSFALGISAYSSRIYNYESIQNENLHAWHLSDGMVLLYTDDLGHYSEDYWPTVDPARLPGTTVIAGRPGDAAGQRTTSTADWAGGAALPGTTLGAYGMELRAFGSSLRGLKSWFCLDDVIACVGSGITADAGTAETVVENRKLRDPQAALLVNGTAVPAGAGWSDRLDRVRWLHLAGTGGYIFPRATTVDGVREERTATWREINLKYGTDTPVTRPYLTLWQDHGTAPDGAGYFWLQAPAASAARTRLWSDAPPVRLVADSTAVHAVRRCADGLFAANFWTAGTAQDLTSDGPASVLVRPDGKTVTVSLSDPTQLRSSVVLHLAQRGLTVVSADPGVSVSATATGIRITADTAERHGATLTLTLNRS, from the coding sequence ATGAACCGAGGCACTACCCGTGGCGCCACCCGACGCACTGTTCTCGCCGGGGCGGCGGCGCTCGGCGCAGCCGCCGCGCTGCCTGTCACGTCCGCCGGAGGGACCGCGTCCGCCGCAGCGGGTGACGCCGCCGCGCTACGCACCCGCTGGCACACCCTCCTCACCGGCGGCCCGGGTCTCGATCTCACGGACCCGCAGATCGCGGCGACGGTGGCCAGGATCGGCAAAGCCGCGACCACGTCCGTCAAGGGCCTCGACCCGACCCGAACCGACGGGCTGTTCCCCGATCTGACCAGTACCACGCTCTCCAACCACGTCACCACGTCGTTCAAGCGCCTCGCCACGGTCGCGACCGCGTGGGCCGTCCCCGGCACCCCGCAGCACGGCGACACCGCGCTGCGTGATCTGCTGCTGGCCGGCATCGACTGGATGCTGACGAACCGTTACGGCCCCGAGCACACCAGGTTCGACAACGACTGGGACTGGGAGATCGGCTCCGCGCTCGCCCTCAACGACGCGTCCGTCCTGCTGTACGACGCCCTCGGTACCGGGCGGCTGGACCGGATCAGCACGGCCGTCCGGCACTACACGCCCGACCCGAACCTGTGGCGGGCCGACCGGCAGATCGCGACCGGTGCCAACCGGGTGTGGATCTCCACCGTCGTCGCGGTCAACGCGGTACTGCGCGACAACGTCGACGATCTCGTCCGGGTCCGTGACGCTCTTTCGGACGTCGAGGGTTCGGGGGCCAACAGTGTGCTGGCGTTCAACGACACCAGTGCGGCCGCGGAGGGGACCGGCGAGGGGTTCTACTCCGACGGCTCGTTCCTCCAGCACTACAAACACCCGTACAACGGCGGCTACGGCAAGGAGTTGCTCGGCAATCTCTCGCGGCTGCTGAACCTGCTCGCCGGGACGCCGTGGACGGTCACCGACCCCGATCTCGACAACGTCCGGCACTGGGTCGACGACGGCTTCGACCCGCTGATCGCCCGCGGCGACGTGATGGCGTCGGTCTGCGGGCGCGAGATCGCCCGCCCCAGCAAACAAGGGCATGTCTCGGCACAGACGGTCATCGAGGCCGTGGTGCGGCTCATCCCGAGCTTCCCCGGGGACACCGCCGACCGGTTCACGGCGCTGGTCAAGCAATGGATCGCCGAGGACACCTACCGGGACTTCCTCGCCGTCACCGACCTGGCCACACTCGTCGCCGCCCGGCGGATCATCGCCTCGCCCGTCCCGGCGCGCGGCTCGCTGGTCGCCCACAAGCAGCACCCGCGGATGGACAAGGCGGCCCACCACCGGCCGTCGTTCGCGCTCGGCATCTCCGCGTACTCCTCGAGGATCTACAACTACGAGTCGATCCAGAACGAGAACCTGCACGCCTGGCATCTCTCCGACGGCATGGTCCTGCTCTACACGGACGATCTCGGGCACTACAGCGAGGACTACTGGCCGACCGTCGACCCGGCCCGGCTGCCCGGCACCACCGTCATCGCCGGCCGCCCCGGGGATGCGGCCGGCCAGCGCACCACCAGCACGGCGGACTGGGCGGGCGGTGCGGCACTGCCCGGAACGACGCTCGGCGCGTACGGCATGGAGCTGCGCGCGTTCGGGAGTTCGCTGCGCGGTCTGAAGAGCTGGTTCTGCCTGGACGACGTGATCGCCTGTGTCGGCTCGGGCATCACCGCCGACGCGGGCACCGCAGAGACGGTCGTGGAGAACCGCAAACTGCGCGACCCGCAGGCGGCTCTGCTCGTCAACGGCACAGCAGTTCCGGCCGGCGCGGGCTGGTCGGACCGGCTCGACCGGGTCCGCTGGCTGCACCTCGCGGGGACCGGCGGCTACATCTTCCCCAGGGCCACCACGGTCGACGGCGTGCGCGAGGAGCGCACCGCGACCTGGCGCGAGATCAACCTGAAGTACGGCACCGACACCCCCGTCACCCGCCCCTATCTGACGCTGTGGCAGGACCACGGAACGGCACCGGACGGGGCCGGCTACTTCTGGCTGCAGGCGCCCGCCGCGTCCGCCGCACGCACCAGGCTCTGGTCGGACGCACCGCCGGTGAGGCTGGTCGCCGATTCCACGGCCGTGCATGCGGTACGCCGGTGCGCGGACGGGCTGTTCGCGGCGAACTTCTGGACCGCGGGCACCGCTCAGGACCTCACCTCGGACGGCCCCGCGTCGGTGCTGGTGCGGCCCGATGGCAAGACGGTGACGGTGTCCCTGTCCGATCCGACCCAGCTACGGTCCTCGGTTGTGCTCCACCTCGCGCAGCGCGGTCTGACCGTCGTCTCCGCCGATCCGGGCGTCAGCGTCTCGGCCACGGCAACGGGCATCCGGATCACGGCCGACACCGCTGAACGCCACGGCGCAACCCTCACCCTCACCCTGAACAGGAGCTAG
- a CDS encoding SGNH/GDSL hydrolase family protein: MAAPSREAGRSRWTTSWAAAQTAPTATDTLASAGLTDGTFTAAVRLSAGGQVRLRYGHAFGTVPVLVGPVTAGGHAVTFGGQPRAWIAAGASLTSDPVAGLRTTEAALLTVETRLPGPTGPLSFHRNTHASHSVDGVRTTSVFLLTAVEVTDAHGPVIAVLGDSIAEGVGTPDDADLRWPDQLARRLPGSAVANLGISGNRVLLDDARFGPSGQARFDRDVLSLPGLRTVFVHLGVNDLQQPPGQTDPTLVLAGYRQLVLRGRGAGLRVVGATITPFEGWARWTPGLEAVRQRINATVRTGRVFDAVADFDAAVRDPDRPSRMLPAHDSGDGLHPNPSGHAALAAAVDRRHLL, from the coding sequence GTGGCGGCGCCGAGTCGCGAGGCGGGCCGTTCACGCTGGACGACCTCCTGGGCGGCCGCGCAGACCGCGCCGACCGCCACCGACACATTGGCGAGCGCCGGACTCACCGACGGGACGTTCACCGCCGCCGTGCGGCTGTCCGCCGGCGGACAGGTCCGGCTGCGGTACGGGCATGCCTTCGGCACCGTGCCGGTCCTGGTCGGGCCGGTGACCGCGGGCGGGCACGCCGTGACCTTCGGCGGGCAGCCGCGGGCGTGGATCGCCGCGGGCGCCTCGCTGACGAGTGATCCGGTCGCCGGTCTGCGTACCACCGAAGCGGCCCTGCTGACCGTGGAGACCCGGCTGCCGGGCCCCACCGGACCGCTCTCCTTCCACCGCAACACCCATGCCTCGCACAGTGTCGACGGCGTCCGCACGACCTCCGTGTTCCTGCTGACGGCCGTCGAGGTGACAGACGCGCACGGACCGGTGATCGCGGTGCTCGGCGACTCCATAGCCGAGGGTGTCGGCACCCCGGACGACGCCGATCTGCGCTGGCCGGACCAGTTGGCGCGACGCCTTCCCGGCTCGGCCGTCGCCAATCTCGGCATCAGCGGCAACCGGGTGCTGCTGGACGACGCCAGGTTCGGTCCGAGCGGACAGGCCCGCTTCGACCGCGATGTGCTGTCGCTGCCCGGACTGCGGACCGTGTTCGTACATCTCGGGGTCAACGATCTTCAGCAGCCGCCCGGTCAGACGGATCCCACGCTCGTCCTGGCCGGCTACCGGCAGCTCGTCCTGCGCGGCAGGGGCGCCGGGCTGCGGGTCGTCGGCGCGACGATCACGCCGTTCGAAGGCTGGGCCCGCTGGACGCCCGGGCTCGAAGCGGTCCGGCAGCGGATCAACGCGACGGTGCGCACCGGCCGGGTCTTCGACGCCGTCGCCGACTTCGACGCCGCGGTCCGCGACCCGGACCGCCCCTCGCGGATGCTGCCCGCGCACGACAGCGGGGACGGACTGCACCCCAACCCCTCCGGCCATGCGGCGCTCGCCGCGGCCGTCGACCGCCGACACCTCCTGTGA
- a CDS encoding right-handed parallel beta-helix repeat-containing protein — MSRLLRTALVAALAAGAPLAFPPPSVAAESATAYYVSPSGSDSDAGTSASAPLATIQKAVDLAPTGAVVHLAAGTYAQDVVTRRAGVTITGPSTAVVNGAGDARIIQVQHDSTTLSGFTVDGLHGSSTDVSGYRLKLIYVMSTTPGNGVGTLHITDMTLKNAADECLRVRYLVTGADISGNTITNCGVADFKFGGGGKNGEGIYLGTAPEQQGANGAPDAAPDISRNNRIHHNTIATQGNECVDLKENSTNNYVEYNDCSGQKDSSSGGLDARGSGNIFRYNTVHDNVGAGIRLGGDTATDGIDTSVYGNTITGNAGGGIKFMRTPQGPVCTNTMSGNTGGDAVGTYGSEYTPTGACPQ; from the coding sequence ATGAGCCGTTTACTGCGCACCGCCCTCGTCGCCGCCCTCGCCGCCGGCGCTCCGCTCGCCTTCCCGCCGCCGTCCGTCGCGGCGGAGTCGGCGACCGCCTACTACGTGTCGCCGTCGGGCAGTGACTCCGACGCCGGGACGTCGGCGAGTGCTCCGCTCGCCACGATCCAGAAGGCAGTGGACCTGGCGCCGACGGGCGCGGTGGTGCATCTCGCCGCCGGTACGTACGCGCAGGACGTGGTGACGAGGCGGGCCGGCGTCACGATCACCGGACCCTCGACGGCGGTGGTGAACGGGGCGGGCGACGCCCGGATCATTCAGGTGCAGCACGACTCGACCACACTGAGCGGCTTCACCGTGGACGGGCTGCACGGGTCGTCCACCGATGTGTCGGGCTACCGCCTGAAGCTCATCTATGTCATGAGCACGACCCCCGGTAATGGTGTGGGCACGCTGCACATCACCGATATGACGCTGAAGAACGCCGCCGACGAGTGCCTGCGGGTGCGCTATCTCGTCACCGGCGCCGACATCTCCGGCAACACCATCACCAACTGTGGCGTCGCAGACTTCAAGTTCGGCGGCGGTGGCAAGAACGGTGAGGGCATCTACCTCGGCACCGCCCCCGAGCAGCAGGGCGCGAACGGCGCCCCGGACGCGGCACCCGACATCAGCAGGAACAACCGCATCCACCACAACACCATCGCCACCCAGGGCAATGAGTGCGTCGACCTGAAGGAGAACTCGACGAACAACTACGTCGAGTACAACGACTGCAGCGGCCAGAAGGACTCGAGTTCGGGCGGTCTCGACGCGCGCGGCAGCGGCAACATCTTCCGCTACAACACAGTTCACGACAACGTCGGCGCGGGCATCAGGCTCGGTGGTGACACCGCGACGGACGGTATCGACACCAGCGTCTACGGCAACACCATCACCGGCAACGCGGGCGGCGGCATCAAGTTCATGCGCACTCCGCAGGGACCGGTGTGCACCAACACGATGAGCGGCAACACCGGCGGCGACGCCGTCGGCACCTACGGCAGCGAGTACACGCCGACGGGTGCGTGCCCGCAGTGA
- a CDS encoding YesL family protein, whose product MQATLPPPEQRAAASSGWPTLLRRLEFVAYPAAAGSAFAVLSLGVVTWLPALATMGYALQRWRTDGDTRCFTRAFTAFPQYWRKLWLHSLVSTVAAFVLTANITHLLGRSEPWTFVVLAAQVGIAAAAVIHHVALAAEAGRSPRGTVRSWSRAALVLGFGSAARGTALLGAVISAALLSLVVPLGPLLLGPSIPVLLALSFADPRRHTP is encoded by the coding sequence ATGCAGGCAACACTCCCGCCCCCGGAACAGCGGGCCGCCGCCTCGTCCGGGTGGCCGACACTGCTGCGCCGGCTGGAGTTCGTGGCCTACCCGGCGGCTGCTGGGTCCGCGTTCGCCGTACTGTCCCTCGGCGTCGTGACGTGGCTGCCCGCGCTCGCCACGATGGGTTACGCCCTGCAGCGGTGGCGCACCGACGGGGACACCCGCTGCTTCACCCGCGCGTTCACCGCGTTCCCGCAGTACTGGCGCAAGCTGTGGCTGCACTCGCTGGTGTCCACTGTCGCGGCCTTCGTCCTCACCGCCAACATCACCCACCTGCTGGGCCGTTCGGAGCCCTGGACGTTCGTGGTACTCGCCGCTCAGGTGGGCATCGCGGCGGCCGCGGTCATCCACCATGTGGCGCTGGCGGCCGAGGCAGGCCGTTCGCCACGGGGGACGGTCCGTTCCTGGTCGCGGGCTGCGCTGGTGCTCGGCTTCGGGTCCGCGGCCCGTGGCACGGCACTGCTCGGCGCGGTGATCTCCGCAGCGCTGCTCTCCCTCGTCGTACCGCTGGGCCCACTGCTTCTCGGCCCGAGCATTCCGGTACTGCTCGCCCTGTCCTTCGCCGATCCCAGGAGGCACACCCCATGA
- a CDS encoding heparinase II/III domain-containing protein — protein MAALKRIARERGGWWHAYVCPAHGVELDHGDLLAGTFPDGGARCAYGCRVDDEAVRGAWLVLSHQAWARHLRILAHRGERAEAVARLVEYAGLYAELATERHGEAQAWMLRGRLFHQALTDAIWAVNIGHTVISLAEESADGLAAVLPLLDDLERAALDARDVLTGQGHLASNYTAWLNAAGVAASRGAAAARGQEWEGAKIWLDGDHGLYAHLRVAVADDGWEWEGSTYYHGFVLRAALLALRSTDPAAIPSDVVDVLAGMTDVLATVATPGGVLPALHDGPYLRRPLALEWLELVALAQQLVPSSALEAVAAWARSELGTHDDGLDRALGGWFAGPPLPERPAPGRVTVFRATGYAVLRGAGIHALLDFGPHGGSHGHRDKLSLYLYGDTAPWQPDPGQVPYGHAEFRDLYASTEAHPAFRVDRAEQAECTGKLLDSDGASVRAEVTEAYEGVRAVRRITVGDGYLVDVLTVTAEDSRQFTEQLRPGVALDVQLQAGGPVRTTWYGDETLHGWHTHTAGVPVRPVTRPGPGPADDPQRICTRVDFTAQTQRVTFASVYQASSAGPPVTHVQLGGDGLTVGLADGSTAWFRTED, from the coding sequence ATGGCCGCGTTGAAGCGGATCGCCCGGGAGCGCGGCGGCTGGTGGCACGCGTACGTCTGCCCGGCACACGGGGTCGAGCTCGACCACGGTGATCTGCTCGCCGGGACCTTCCCGGACGGTGGTGCGCGGTGCGCGTACGGCTGCCGGGTGGACGACGAGGCGGTACGCGGCGCCTGGCTGGTGCTGTCGCACCAGGCGTGGGCGCGGCATCTGCGGATACTCGCCCACCGGGGTGAGCGGGCGGAGGCGGTGGCCCGGCTCGTCGAGTACGCCGGTCTGTACGCGGAGCTCGCCACCGAGCGGCACGGCGAGGCACAGGCCTGGATGCTGCGCGGCCGGCTCTTCCACCAGGCGCTGACCGACGCCATCTGGGCGGTCAACATCGGACACACCGTCATCTCACTGGCCGAGGAATCCGCGGACGGTCTGGCAGCGGTGCTGCCGCTCCTCGACGATCTGGAGCGGGCGGCGCTGGACGCCCGGGATGTGCTGACGGGACAGGGACACCTCGCTTCCAACTACACGGCGTGGCTCAACGCCGCAGGTGTGGCGGCGAGTCGTGGCGCGGCCGCGGCCCGCGGTCAGGAGTGGGAGGGTGCGAAGATATGGCTCGACGGCGACCACGGGCTGTACGCGCATCTGCGCGTCGCGGTCGCCGACGACGGCTGGGAGTGGGAGGGCAGCACCTACTACCACGGGTTCGTGCTGCGGGCCGCGCTGCTGGCGCTGCGCTCCACGGATCCGGCGGCCATTCCGTCCGATGTGGTCGACGTACTCGCCGGAATGACGGATGTGCTGGCGACCGTCGCAACACCCGGCGGCGTTCTCCCCGCACTGCACGACGGCCCGTATCTGCGCCGTCCGCTCGCCCTGGAGTGGCTCGAGCTGGTGGCACTGGCACAGCAGTTGGTGCCGTCCTCGGCCCTGGAGGCGGTGGCGGCGTGGGCCCGGTCCGAACTCGGCACGCACGACGACGGACTGGACCGGGCGCTGGGCGGCTGGTTCGCGGGCCCGCCGCTGCCGGAGCGTCCGGCGCCGGGTCGGGTCACTGTGTTCCGCGCGACCGGATATGCGGTGCTGCGCGGGGCAGGGATCCATGCGCTGCTGGACTTCGGTCCGCACGGGGGCTCGCACGGACATCGCGACAAGCTGTCGCTGTATCTGTACGGGGACACCGCCCCATGGCAACCCGATCCCGGTCAGGTCCCTTATGGCCACGCCGAGTTCCGTGATCTGTACGCGTCCACCGAGGCGCATCCCGCCTTCCGGGTGGACCGCGCCGAACAGGCGGAGTGCACCGGGAAGCTGCTCGATTCGGACGGCGCCTCCGTCCGCGCCGAGGTGACCGAAGCTTACGAAGGTGTGCGCGCGGTACGGCGGATCACGGTCGGTGACGGCTACCTCGTCGATGTGCTGACGGTCACGGCGGAGGACTCCAGACAGTTCACCGAGCAGCTGCGCCCCGGCGTCGCGCTGGACGTCCAGCTGCAGGCCGGCGGCCCCGTACGCACCACGTGGTACGGCGACGAGACGCTGCACGGCTGGCACACGCACACCGCCGGCGTACCGGTCCGTCCGGTCACCCGGCCGGGCCCCGGCCCGGCCGACGATCCGCAGCGGATCTGCACCCGGGTCGACTTCACTGCGCAGACGCAGCGGGTCACGTTCGCCTCGGTGTACCAGGCGTCGTCGGCGGGGCCCCCCGTCACCCACGTACAGCTGGGCGGTGACGGGCTGACGGTGGGTCTGGCCGACGGCAGCACGGCGTGGTTCCGGACGGAGGACTGA
- a CDS encoding SDR family NAD(P)-dependent oxidoreductase, translating to MSADLNGSRALVTGAGHGIGRAIAVALAEAGADVAVHYHSSADEAARTVSAIEALGRRAKAFQADVTVTADVDRVVDEATGFLGGLDVLVCNAGHLIGRTTIAEMTDDHFDRVMSTNLTSTFRTVRAALPHLTQSSAGRIITMSSLAAHNGGGPGSVAYAAAKAGIRGFTKGLAKELGGTGITVNTVAPGFIKGTAFHDTFTAPAAQQAMEAGIPVGRAGTPEDVAAAVVHLASPTSGFLTATTVDIDGGVWPR from the coding sequence ATGTCTGCTGATCTCAACGGATCCCGCGCTCTGGTGACGGGAGCGGGGCACGGCATCGGCCGGGCCATCGCCGTCGCCCTCGCCGAGGCCGGCGCCGATGTCGCCGTCCACTACCACTCCTCGGCCGACGAGGCCGCGAGGACGGTCTCCGCCATCGAGGCGCTGGGCCGCAGGGCGAAGGCGTTCCAGGCCGATGTGACCGTGACCGCGGATGTCGACCGGGTCGTCGATGAAGCGACCGGGTTCCTCGGCGGACTGGACGTGCTGGTCTGCAACGCGGGCCATCTGATCGGCCGCACCACGATCGCCGAGATGACCGACGACCACTTCGACCGGGTGATGTCCACCAACCTGACGTCGACGTTCCGTACCGTGCGGGCCGCGCTGCCGCATCTGACGCAGTCGTCGGCCGGTCGCATCATCACCATGTCGTCGCTGGCCGCGCACAACGGCGGCGGCCCCGGTTCGGTGGCGTACGCGGCGGCCAAGGCCGGCATCCGCGGCTTCACCAAGGGGCTGGCCAAGGAACTCGGCGGTACCGGGATCACGGTCAACACCGTCGCCCCGGGTTTCATCAAGGGCACCGCCTTCCACGACACGTTCACCGCGCCGGCGGCGCAGCAGGCGATGGAGGCGGGCATCCCCGTCGGCCGGGCCGGCACGCCGGAGGACGTGGCCGCGGCCGTCGTCCACCTCGCGTCGCCGACGTCCGGCTTCCTCACCGCCACCACGGTGGACATCGACGGTGGCGTATGGCCGCGTTGA